The bacterium DNA segment GGCAGGCAAGGATGCTCGAGATGGGGAATATCTCCCGGGGGACCATGACCTTCTTGATGAGGTTGGCGTTGCGGATGATGGATGTGGCAGATTCTGAGAGCGATTGCTGGAAGAATATCCAGGGCATGAAGCCGGTGAGCAGGTATAGGCCGTAGTGCGCCATCTTTATCCTGATAATAAACGTGAACACGACGGCGAAGACGACGGTCGAGACAAGCGGGTTCAGAAGAGCGTATAGAAAGCCCAGATATGAGCCGCGATACCTGACCTTCAGCTCCTTGACCACGAGGTTGTAGATTATCTCGTGGTCTTTCAAGATGCGGACAAACCTTCTTATCATATCGCCCGCAATTCTACCCGCTGCCGCGCATCTTGCAAGGGCGGGCGTCGACCCCAATAATCAGATTGACCGTCCGGGAAGTTCTCTGTTGCAGTTGCTTGACACGTAAATAGAGGAGTTCACGTTGCAGTCCGAACTGCTGCCTCCTTCTCCTGCCGGGTGCAAATGAGGGACCGAGGCTGCAATCCCCGACGCGGGATACCGTGGGTAGCCGTGCGTGCAACGCAACGGGAGGGTTATTATGGAGGCATAAGAGCTCTCCTTGCACCGTCAGGCTGCGCCTGCGGCTACCCGTGGTGTGCCCTTTCGGGCAGAATCCGCTGCGCCCCATCCCCGAGGCGGCCGCGACATTCCCCTCTTCAATCTGATTATTGGGGTGAGCACGCTTGACAGCCAGAAACTGAGAGAAGTAAACTCATCGAGTAGTAAGCCGCAATTTGTTGGCAACATTGCCTATCCATTGCGGGGCTCGGAAACTGCGGGAGAGCGAAGGATGCTGCCGGGGCAAGAGGCGCTGGGTTTGGTTGAGACGATTGGGTTGACGGGTGCGATTGAGGCTGCGGACGCGATGGTGAAGGCCGCTGACGTGAGGCTAGTCGGGAGCGAGTACACCGGCGGTGGTGTAGTAACGGTGATGGTCAGAGGCGATGTTGGAGCCGTGAAAGCCGCAACGGATGCTGGCGCCGTCGCCGC contains these protein-coding regions:
- a CDS encoding BMC domain-containing protein, coding for MPGQEALGLVETIGLTGAIEAADAMVKAADVRLVGSEYTGGGVVTVMVRGDVGAVKAATDAGAVAAGAVGELLSVHVIPFPHDEIERIIPEPSR